The DNA segment aaatacacgttaaaaatattttcaaaagttgtttcaagtGCTACCAAACACTTCaacttttttccaaaataacttatttttcaaaattaaaaatttaaaaagtgaaaCTAAATCaccctaaattttaattacGTGTCTCATTCAtcaatcaatattttttaaaactcacAAATCTTGGAcatcaaatacaaaaaatataaatttagagTTTTAGAAGTTAGAATTTCTCATTATATGATTTGATAATATAACATAAATTTACGAGACTTATCAAATCACATTGGACTAAAAAATAGCAACAAATTGTCAAATGAATGAGTTAGTAATcacctatgaagcacagatactttaTCATGTGAGGTAAAGAATCcatatcagacacgtatcggataccgatacttcccagatatgtatctgacatgcgatttgatatatctatttctatgtgtactttttttaaagaaaaaagaaaacaactcATCTattctttcccaatctaaaactatgcaacctatttaaaaaactcattactcgagtccaaaactaaaaagaaaaaaataaataaaagaccagATCCTAGAAttatctaatcttcatcttcacatttgagtctccACAAAGTCCtcaaaaatataaaccatttgaatatcttcaacaattcaatgaaaaagttattcgtttatcttcatacttctccctctaatctgtTCTTCGtgtatcttcatacttctccctctattcttcttattttttataatgTGAGTCacttttttattgcattttattaactattgtactccAATAtcttagatgttttttttttatattgtatttcagtatttgtattctattttatggtattattattaacttgtatgttaaatttatatcctagatttttttaagaaaaaaatgcatATTCAATGTATCAATATCCTCGTTttctagaaatatatatattaaaaatatataaaaaaatgatgtatcCTCAGACGTATCCGTATAGTattttagaaattgataaaTTGTTatatccgatcgtatccgtatcgtatAACCATATCTGTATCTGTGTTTCATAGGTAATCACATGTTTTGTGATTCGAATCTCCTACTCCCGTtctacttaaaaagaaaaaaaaaaaagcaagaaaTTGTAATAacaatgtaataaaataaaaaggataaaaaaattgttaaaccTTCACAAAAGATGtcgagaaaaataaaataaaagataaaatatgggaaatgaaaatcattttccctTATTTCTTCAATGGCTCACTCTTTAGCCCAAGCATCGCTCTCGTCCTCCTCGGCTTCCTACCGGTAAAAACTCTCCCTTTCTCTCGTTCTATCTATTTCTCACAACGTTTGTGTTTGGTTACTGAGAAAATTTCAGAAAGAAAACGAGAAATTTGTTCTTAGATTCAAAGTATGTTTTGTGTTAgatgatgaaattcactcttctTTCATTGAATAGCGATTTCGTGCTTCTGCTTGGTTATTCCTCCTAAGCTCTTAGAGTTGGAAATTTGGAGTTCAATTTATCGAAATCTATTGatatttgttttcatttgctGGCTCAGGATGCTTACTTTGATTTACTCTTTTCCAGTCATATCCAAAAGGATAGAATCTGTTAACTTTTCCTGGTGTGCAAGCAGTTCAGTTGTAAGCCTTCTCGTCAATTGCTTTTCTGCTAGGGATAATGAAACTTAATCAGAGTTGTACTTTCTACATCGTTCATTTTACAATTTACGGTTGCCCGTTCCTTTCGATTCTGAAGAAGCAATGTCTGATAACTGGAAATTGGATTTCTGTATCGTAGTTTTTAGACAGATCCTGACCTTTTCTTTCCCTTCTCACCCAAGAATTTCGACTTATTTTTTTAGGTATGCGCTGCAAAGGGGCCACGGCCGAGATATCCTCGGGTCTGGAAAACCAAAAAGAGAATTGGGACCGTATCCAAGGCAGCAAAGCTTGTTGATTGTGTAAGCTCTCTTGTTCTTGTCTCACTAGTCCAGTCCTATACTCTCCATCCACAAAAAGAAGGGTGCCATTATGCCTATTCAAATTGGATTTTCATAGCATGAACTATCAACTTGATTCAGAGAATATTTGGGATGCATTTTGAGACTTTTGGAAGAAGCATTTGACGTCTTTTAGGATTTCAGGATGTTTATTACTTTTGACAGCATAACTAAACATCAAACAATTTTTAAATAGTGcttttaattttccaaaaaaattcaATACCAGCCATAATGAGCATAGTTCAACTAGCATCAAATATGAACTATTAACCTCGAAGTCAGAGGTCAGATTCTCCTCTCCATATAttatcaaaaaagaaaagaaatcaatATCAAAGTCATCCTTAATCATGGGCAATCTCTTTTTGTTCCTTGGGAACACTTGGCATGGTGATACTTTTGTACTTTTCTTTTACTGGATTGGCTTTTTTAAGTATTGACTTCTCATTTTAGGTCAAGGGACTGTCTAATGTCAAGGAGGAAGTGTATGGGGCTCTTGATTCCTTCATTGCCTGGGAACTAGAGTTTCCTCTTATCACTGTAAAAAAAGCCCTGCAGACCTTAGAAAACCAAAGAGAGTGGAAGAGGATAATTCAGGTACATTTTCTATGTGGGACTTTCTTACATGTTTATTTTGTGTCCTTTCTTGCTCTGCCGTTTTGTCTTGATGATGTTTCCGACCAAATGCGTTAAGCAAAATGGCTGTACTATTGCAGTTGACGAAATGGATGTTAAGTAAGGGCCAAGGAAGAACAATGGGAAGCTATTTCACGTTATTAAATGCCTTAGCTGAAGATGGAAGGCTTGATGAAGCTGAAGAGCTTTGGAACAAATTGTTTTCTCAGCATCTGGAGAGCATGCCTCGCATATTCTTTCATAAAATGATATCCCTCTACTACGATCGGGCAATGCACGACAAGTTATTTGAGGTATTTAGTTCTATTAATGCAGAAGTAGTTTCAACTGCATCAATAACAAAGCTCTAACGATTCCTTCCACTccaaattgattaaaaaaataaggttAAAAGTTATGAAGGTTAGGTAATAAATCTCTAATCATTGGTTCCCACTTCCCATTGAAAAAAGGGAATATATTCTTAGCACCAAAGCTCCAAGTTGTCCTTCACACTCacaattgaaaaaggaaaaatatgagATTAAAGGTTAAATAAATAGCATGTTGCTTGGCATATTTAGAGCTTACAACTTGTTACGATGagctattttatatttttaggtCAATCATATTGAATTCCATGGATACTGAAATTTTACTACGATTGGCGTAGGTATTTGCTGATATGGAGGAACTTGGAGTTCAACCAAATATGGAAATTGTCACTATGGTTGGAAATGTCTTCCACGAGTTGGGTATGCTCGATAAATACGAAAAGCTGATGAAGAAATATCCCCCACCAAAATGGGAATATCGTTACATCAAAGGAAAGCGCGTTAGAATACGATCAAAGTATCTGTACGAAAATGGTAATCCCAACAATAGTTTAAGTAAGCATGACAAAATGGAACATAGCTCAACAAAGCTGTTGGAGGAAGCCGAAATAACTTCTGAGGATACCAATCTTGAAGATGACGTGGAAATGAGCGAAGATCCGAATGAAATTCGGAAAGATGAATGTATGTCAAAAGAATACAATTTTGAGCATGATTTCATGGGATTTGGGCAATTgtaaatatatacatacattcCGAATTTCCCATTTGAAGTTCGTCGTAGTGtagacttttatttttattattgttattttgtaatttaaatagATGGGATGAAGCATTGCGATCATAGAGCCAGTTCTTTATTTCAGCCCTCAATGTTGTTATAATGGCTGAGATTTAActaggatcaattcttggtttAAATTTTTATCAACAAAAATATTCGAAACTTGGCCCGTAACTCGTGATAAAAGAAGGTTACTGGTAAAGTGATATGCTCTCACAAGATTAAAAACAAATCACAATTAATCACGTTAGTCAACTTGAACATGAAAATGTAAGATTTTGTGCATATTATTGTCATATgtgaaagtgattttaaaattgttaaagattatttttgtttcgttcaaaattatcataaaatatattcattcaaaattaatttaatatttaatttaatattttaagtataattattatcatatttgaaaatgattttgaaattgttaaagaTTACTTTTGTCACATTCAAAATTACCATAAAATATATtatcactcaaaattaatttaatatttaattttatacttttaagtACAATTATcatatcaaaattatttttaaacgattataaacatgtttcatagcgatttttaaaaatgttaaaagtaattttaattatttcaaaatctctCAAACATACCCGGATAACAGTCATTTGCTAAGATTGCCAAAGGTCGTGAACTAATTGCTTGAAAAAAGGGGCAATAAATATTGGTCTGATACTCTAACATAATCTGTTTAAAAGTCAATCTCGTTGCCGTAAAACTTCTAAAAACTGGAATATAGAgacaaaaagaaaggaaaaaaaaaagcttctaATGCACTATCACTGTGTGGAAGGGGCCATTTACCCGCGGGAGGGGTTGGTTGTCTCACTAAATAACGGAATGGTTCTTCATTCATCATCAGAGCCAGAGCCTTCTGAACTTGAACTCTGCTTATGCGCTTTTCCATTGGCAACAGGGCCCTTCCTTTTCACATCTTGTTCATCAGCTTCATCTTCACTGTACTCACTCTCGTAATCGTCatattcttcttcatcattttcctcttcctcttcaatTCCATCTTCCATGGTTGGTCCTTCTTCTGCCATGAGGCCACCACGGGTACCGGCACGGGTTCGTTTCAAGATTTTCAATTTCAGGTTCGTTTTGTTATCGCAACCGATCCAGGAATCACACAGGCAGTAACAAGTTAAATTGTAGTTTCCCTCAGCTGGGGCATGGAACTTGCCTAGAACCAGTCTTGATCCTGCTTTTACCTTCTCCACTGCTTCCCTAACTGCAGCACTGGTTTCCTTCACGCTTGCTCCAGATCCCTCCATTTGTTCCTCAATCGCCTTGGAAGCAGCAGTTATGGCCGTAGCCTCATCCATGAAACTGACCTTCTGATAAAACCACACATTGTTTGAATTTGGATCTGCAAGCAAGAACCAGAAGTTCTCTTCTTTGTGAAACGGGTAGTAGGGGGCATGCGGGAGAGCACCCACGAGCCCGTTTCGGCGTTCAAGTGTCACCCAAGCCTGAATAGTGACAGTATCACCCTCTTGGATACCTTCTTCACCTTCTGTTTCACATGAGATAGTAACAGTAACCGATGGCATCATTTCCAGCACCGTTTCAACATCTTGTACTTCAGCAGGCGAGAACCCACCCACCTGAGTAAGCAGCTCGGCACGCTCTTCTTGCGCCAGTTTTTGAAGATCCTCAAACGCTCTCACTTTCTGCATCAAATTACCAAAAAAATGCATTAGAATAGCAGAAATCTACGGAAGGGAAGAAAAGTGAACAATGCATAAAAGAATAGGCTAATTCAAACTCcttgattaaagaaaataataataaactatgaGTGGCATACTTCAAAGTGATATTGTCCAACCTACCT comes from the Benincasa hispida cultivar B227 chromosome 5, ASM972705v1, whole genome shotgun sequence genome and includes:
- the LOC120078091 gene encoding pentatricopeptide repeat-containing protein At4g21190 isoform X1, with protein sequence MAHSLAQASLSSSSASYRMLTLIYSFPVISKRIESVNFSWCASSSVVCAAKGPRPRYPRVWKTKKRIGTVSKAAKLVDCVKGLSNVKEEVYGALDSFIAWELEFPLITVKKALQTLENQREWKRIIQLTKWMLSKGQGRTMGSYFTLLNALAEDGRLDEAEELWNKLFSQHLESMPRIFFHKMISLYYDRAMHDKLFEVFADMEELGVQPNMEIVTMVGNVFHELGMLDKYEKLMKKYPPPKWEYRYIKGKRVRIRSKYLYENGNPNNSLSKHDKMEHSSTKLLEEAEITSEDTNLEDDVEMSEDPNEIRKDECMSKEYNFEHDFMGFGQL
- the LOC120078091 gene encoding pentatricopeptide repeat-containing protein At4g21190 isoform X2, whose protein sequence is MLTLIYSFPVISKRIESVNFSWCASSSVVCAAKGPRPRYPRVWKTKKRIGTVSKAAKLVDCVKGLSNVKEEVYGALDSFIAWELEFPLITVKKALQTLENQREWKRIIQLTKWMLSKGQGRTMGSYFTLLNALAEDGRLDEAEELWNKLFSQHLESMPRIFFHKMISLYYDRAMHDKLFEVFADMEELGVQPNMEIVTMVGNVFHELGMLDKYEKLMKKYPPPKWEYRYIKGKRVRIRSKYLYENGNPNNSLSKHDKMEHSSTKLLEEAEITSEDTNLEDDVEMSEDPNEIRKDECMSKEYNFEHDFMGFGQL